Proteins from a genomic interval of Alteromonas macleodii ATCC 27126:
- a CDS encoding glycogen/starch/alpha-glucan phosphorylase — translation MNAKATKTQPSPVIDKAAFKAAVIKHLHCTLGTDENKANNHAWWKATCAAIQEQVLEGLRKTQKSHYLNDTRAVHYFSAEFLMGRLLSNNLQNFGLFDVASGALKELGVEISDILEEEPDMALGNGGLGRLAACFIDSLATMELPAIGYGIHYEHGLFRQEIKSGAQIERPDSWRDYGNPWEICRPESIQEVSLYGYVETKYGDNGRVLKEWHPGSIVKGVPWDIPVVGYEGKTVNVLRLWQSEASDYFNWDVFNAGGYVDAQRENVSAETISKVLYPNDETEAGKELRLIQQYFFCSCSLKDIIRRYKRAHGDDWSRFADQVVIQLNDTHPAISIPELMRILVDRAELGWDEAWGICTKVFAYTNHTLLPEALEKWPARMIEKILPRHLEIIYEINHRFMAEVDKKWPGDNAMKAKLSIIEEGNEKMVRMGHLSVIGSFAVNGVAEMHSRLVKSSLFPEFDELYPGKLTNVTNGITPRRWLKACNPALSKLIDKKIGEDWPRDLDKLQGLAKFASNKTFQKQFMKVKLENKELLAEEIRKSLDIEVDVNAIFDVQIKRLHEYKRQHLALLNIMALYRRILENPDYDMHPRVFVFGAKAAPGYKLAKDIIFAINKVADKINNDPRVNNKIKVAFLPNYRVSLAEKMIPAADVSEQISTAGKEASGTGNMKLALNGAVTIGTLDGANVEIAEEVGDDNIFIFGLTVEEVNELKANGYNPHDYYYKDPEIKAVLDWLETDYFTPGKPGALVSIKQSLLDNGDPYMVLADFRAYSDAQIAVDAAYRDKERWAEMAIINTAKMGKFTSDRSIRDYVERVWKLSPCKIES, via the coding sequence ATGAACGCAAAAGCGACCAAGACGCAACCCTCTCCAGTGATCGATAAGGCTGCATTCAAAGCAGCGGTTATTAAACACTTACACTGCACGCTAGGCACCGACGAAAACAAAGCAAACAATCACGCTTGGTGGAAAGCAACGTGCGCTGCAATTCAAGAACAAGTACTTGAAGGGTTGCGCAAAACCCAGAAAAGTCATTACCTGAACGACACCCGCGCCGTTCATTATTTCTCTGCTGAATTCCTAATGGGCCGTTTGCTTTCAAACAACCTACAAAACTTTGGCCTATTCGATGTAGCGAGTGGTGCGTTGAAAGAGCTAGGTGTTGAAATTTCAGACATTCTTGAAGAAGAGCCTGATATGGCGCTAGGTAATGGTGGCCTTGGCCGACTAGCGGCTTGCTTCATCGACTCACTAGCGACAATGGAATTACCTGCAATAGGTTATGGTATTCATTACGAGCACGGTTTGTTCCGCCAAGAAATTAAAAGCGGTGCGCAAATCGAGCGTCCAGATAGCTGGCGTGACTACGGTAATCCATGGGAAATTTGCCGTCCAGAATCTATTCAAGAAGTATCGCTTTACGGCTATGTAGAGACTAAATACGGCGACAACGGACGAGTGCTGAAAGAATGGCACCCTGGCTCAATTGTTAAAGGTGTGCCGTGGGACATTCCGGTTGTAGGCTACGAAGGTAAAACCGTAAACGTACTGCGGTTGTGGCAGTCAGAAGCGTCTGACTACTTCAATTGGGACGTATTCAATGCTGGTGGTTATGTTGATGCACAGCGTGAAAATGTATCAGCTGAAACGATTTCAAAAGTACTTTATCCAAACGATGAGACCGAAGCGGGTAAAGAGCTGCGTCTTATTCAGCAGTACTTCTTCTGCTCGTGCTCGCTTAAAGACATTATCCGTCGTTACAAGCGTGCTCATGGTGACGATTGGAGCCGTTTCGCCGATCAGGTTGTTATTCAGCTAAACGACACGCACCCAGCTATTTCTATACCAGAGCTAATGCGCATTCTTGTTGACCGCGCAGAGCTTGGCTGGGATGAAGCGTGGGGGATTTGTACAAAAGTATTTGCATATACCAACCACACCTTGCTGCCAGAGGCACTTGAAAAGTGGCCTGCGCGCATGATTGAGAAGATCCTTCCTCGTCATCTAGAAATCATTTATGAAATTAACCACCGCTTTATGGCAGAGGTTGATAAGAAGTGGCCTGGCGACAATGCCATGAAAGCTAAGCTTTCAATCATTGAAGAAGGTAACGAGAAGATGGTTCGTATGGGCCACCTGTCGGTAATCGGTTCATTTGCCGTTAACGGTGTGGCAGAAATGCACTCTCGTCTTGTTAAGTCGTCTCTGTTCCCAGAGTTCGATGAACTATATCCAGGTAAGCTAACTAACGTAACCAACGGTATTACACCACGCCGCTGGTTGAAAGCGTGTAACCCAGCGCTGTCCAAGCTAATCGATAAAAAGATTGGTGAAGACTGGCCGCGCGACTTAGACAAACTGCAGGGGTTGGCTAAATTTGCGAGCAACAAAACGTTCCAGAAGCAATTCATGAAAGTGAAGCTTGAGAACAAAGAGTTACTAGCAGAGGAAATTCGCAAGTCCCTTGATATAGAAGTAGACGTTAACGCCATTTTCGATGTGCAGATTAAGCGTTTGCACGAGTATAAGCGTCAACACTTAGCGCTTCTGAATATTATGGCGTTGTACCGTCGTATTCTAGAAAACCCTGATTACGATATGCACCCGCGTGTATTTGTGTTTGGTGCTAAAGCGGCACCGGGCTACAAGCTTGCGAAAGATATTATCTTCGCTATTAACAAGGTAGCGGATAAGATCAACAACGATCCGCGCGTAAATAACAAGATTAAAGTAGCATTCTTACCAAACTACCGTGTATCACTCGCTGAAAAAATGATTCCAGCGGCAGACGTATCTGAGCAAATCAGTACGGCAGGTAAAGAGGCATCAGGAACCGGTAATATGAAGCTTGCGCTGAACGGTGCGGTAACTATTGGTACACTTGATGGTGCAAACGTTGAAATTGCTGAAGAAGTGGGCGATGACAACATCTTTATCTTCGGACTTACAGTAGAAGAAGTGAACGAGCTTAAAGCGAATGGCTATAACCCACATGACTACTACTATAAAGATCCAGAAATTAAAGCTGTGCTGGATTGGTTAGAAACGGATTACTTTACGCCAGGTAAACCAGGTGCATTGGTGTCAATTAAGCAAAGCTTACTTGATAACGGTGACCCGTACATGGTGCTTGCAGATTTCCGTGCTTATTCTGATGCACAAATTGCAGTTGATGCTGCATACCGCGACAAAGAGCGTTGGGCAGAAATGGCCATCATCAATACAGCGAAGATGGGTAAATTTACCTCAGATCGTTCAATTCGTGACTACGTAGAACGCGTTTGGAAACTTTCACCGTGTAAGATTGAAAGCTAA
- a CDS encoding HIT domain-containing protein has product MFKLDSRLHNDTFFVCDLSLCRVLLMNDSQFPWLILVPMKNDIAEIIDLSEEEQITLLKESALASKAMQSLFSPLKLNVAALGNVVRQLHVHHVARFENDCAWPKPVWGNQPAVAYNTNDAQALVKSVKQWFENNS; this is encoded by the coding sequence ATGTTTAAACTTGATAGCCGTTTACACAATGATACATTTTTTGTCTGTGATCTCTCGCTGTGTCGTGTACTGTTAATGAACGATAGTCAGTTTCCGTGGCTTATTTTAGTGCCGATGAAAAATGATATTGCGGAAATTATCGATTTGTCAGAAGAAGAGCAGATTACTTTACTTAAAGAGTCTGCATTGGCATCAAAAGCCATGCAGTCCTTGTTTTCACCGCTTAAACTTAACGTGGCAGCACTAGGCAATGTGGTAAGGCAGCTTCATGTTCATCACGTCGCACGTTTTGAAAATGATTGTGCGTGGCCAAAACCTGTGTGGGGCAACCAGCCAGCAGTGGCGTATAACACAAACGATGCTCAGGCACTTGTTAAGTCTGTTAAGCAGTGGTTCGAAAACAACAGCTAG
- the astE gene encoding succinylglutamate desuccinylase, producing MQELIESGQFLTLSRRNSALFERSHQFTLANGTLVDITAPGIISFSVQPTSKPNKRIVLSCGVHGNETAPIEICDDLVKGILTGNITLAHDVLFLFGNLPAMDIAERFVEENMNRLFSGAHSKGEGLVNAERVRAKQLEDAVASFFEAGEGTRYHYDLHTAIRASKNEKFAVYPYLHDRIHSKGQLAFLAACGVKTILLSESSTTTFSYFSSYQYNAHAFTVELGKVRPFGQNDMRRFEDAKQAITQLITQTEYAPKVDMDDLDIYRVNQVINRNEEQFTLHFDDDTPNFTDYPKGTVLASEPSKEYIAEQDGEAIVFPNAKVAIGQRALLTVVPTTLDKLDV from the coding sequence ATGCAAGAACTTATCGAAAGCGGCCAATTTTTAACACTTTCTCGCCGTAATTCCGCATTATTTGAACGCTCTCATCAATTTACATTAGCTAATGGTACGCTCGTCGATATTACCGCACCTGGCATTATCAGTTTTTCAGTACAGCCAACCTCTAAGCCTAATAAACGCATTGTTTTATCGTGTGGTGTGCACGGTAATGAAACCGCACCTATCGAAATCTGTGATGATTTAGTTAAGGGGATCCTTACAGGGAACATAACGCTGGCACATGATGTTTTGTTCTTATTTGGCAACCTGCCAGCGATGGATATTGCAGAGCGTTTCGTTGAAGAGAACATGAACCGCTTGTTTAGCGGTGCACACTCGAAGGGCGAAGGTTTAGTGAACGCAGAGCGCGTTCGTGCTAAACAGCTCGAAGATGCTGTGGCGTCTTTCTTTGAAGCGGGAGAGGGCACCCGATATCACTACGACCTACACACAGCAATTCGCGCCTCAAAAAATGAAAAGTTTGCGGTATATCCTTATCTTCATGACAGAATACACAGCAAAGGGCAGCTGGCATTTCTCGCCGCGTGTGGTGTGAAAACCATATTACTGTCGGAAAGCTCGACAACCACCTTTAGCTATTTCTCGTCATATCAATACAACGCGCACGCGTTTACGGTTGAACTTGGCAAAGTGCGTCCATTTGGGCAAAACGATATGCGTCGATTTGAAGATGCGAAACAAGCGATAACGCAGCTAATTACTCAAACCGAGTACGCGCCTAAGGTTGATATGGATGACCTTGATATTTATCGCGTGAACCAAGTTATAAACCGAAACGAAGAACAGTTTACGCTTCATTTCGATGACGATACGCCAAACTTCACTGACTACCCTAAAGGCACGGTATTGGCTTCTGAACCGAGTAAAGAGTACATAGCAGAGCAGGACGGCGAAGCCATTGTTTTCCCGAATGCAAAAGTGGCCATTGGACAACGCGCCTTATTAACCGTTGTGCCTACTACGTTGGATAAGCTAGATGTTTAA
- a CDS encoding DUF2897 family protein, which translates to MSTTWVIIIIVLVLGVVIGNITLLKYSARFKFPTPSKPYDDSDDDSNKDSESANTSVKDQDKDSNTPMK; encoded by the coding sequence ATGAGTACTACCTGGGTCATCATCATTATTGTTTTAGTATTGGGCGTTGTGATTGGGAATATCACGCTGCTTAAATACAGTGCTAGATTTAAATTTCCGACACCTTCTAAACCTTATGATGATAGTGACGACGATTCAAACAAGGACAGTGAAAGCGCGAATACATCCGTTAAAGACCAAGATAAAGACAGCAACACCCCTATGAAATAA
- a CDS encoding heavy metal-binding domain-containing protein, giving the protein MIVSTTPTLEGHKIEAYYGIVVGEAVMGANVFKDLFASIRDIVGGRSGSYEEELTTARKLAFTELEHEARSMGANAVVGIDLDYQVIGDKGSMLMVSISGTAVKTTPL; this is encoded by the coding sequence ATGATAGTTTCAACTACCCCAACGCTTGAAGGGCATAAAATTGAAGCTTATTACGGTATTGTTGTGGGCGAGGCCGTGATGGGCGCAAACGTATTTAAAGATCTTTTCGCCTCTATTCGCGATATCGTTGGCGGCCGTTCTGGGTCGTATGAAGAAGAGTTAACCACCGCACGTAAGTTAGCGTTTACTGAGCTTGAGCATGAAGCCAGAAGCATGGGCGCAAATGCTGTGGTTGGCATCGACTTAGATTATCAAGTGATTGGCGATAAAGGCAGTATGCTTATGGTGAGCATTAGCGGTACCGCGGTGAAAACAACCCCTTTATAA
- a CDS encoding dicarboxylate/amino acid:cation symporter codes for MSKKQSLLGNIGVQVVIAMIIGTAVGAFMGENAEMFAPLGAIFINLIKMLVIPLVAVALISGAAGLGNSTNAGKVGLSTLAYFALTSALAVTLALIMGEVFKPGIGIDVSAVEGMFSGEYASKGELPSFWATVTGMIPTNVFASLTNANILQILVFCLFFGLALSKQPKKNREPILNGVNTIVDAMVWMINCVMKIAPIGVFGLMAEAVGTFGFAALMVVFKLFLVFTAAILVFGFVVYPLLVQLFTKTSAKSFLVAMKKPQAVALSTASSMATLPLTMNTVENELGVRNATASFVLPLGATINMSGNAIYYGLVAVFFAQLFNIDLSMGAYVAIVLTSTLGAVGQAGVPGPSFLVVAVLLAAGIPIEGLPLLFALDRIFDMIRTALNITGDAACAVIVDTIAIDADAVEEQAIENTAK; via the coding sequence GTGTCTAAAAAACAATCCTTACTGGGCAATATCGGCGTACAAGTTGTCATTGCTATGATTATTGGCACCGCTGTTGGCGCCTTTATGGGTGAAAACGCTGAAATGTTCGCACCACTAGGTGCCATTTTTATCAATTTAATTAAAATGCTGGTCATTCCACTGGTGGCAGTAGCGCTTATCTCTGGCGCTGCGGGGCTTGGCAACAGCACTAATGCAGGAAAAGTGGGGCTATCTACCCTTGCTTATTTTGCGTTAACGTCAGCACTTGCCGTAACACTGGCCCTCATTATGGGTGAAGTGTTTAAGCCAGGAATAGGTATCGACGTTTCTGCGGTAGAAGGTATGTTCTCTGGTGAATACGCCTCTAAAGGTGAGCTACCTTCATTTTGGGCTACCGTTACAGGTATGATCCCCACCAACGTATTTGCGTCGTTAACCAACGCGAACATTCTTCAAATTCTGGTGTTTTGCTTGTTCTTTGGCCTCGCCCTTTCCAAACAACCTAAAAAGAACCGTGAGCCTATTTTAAATGGCGTGAACACTATCGTTGATGCCATGGTATGGATGATCAACTGTGTGATGAAAATCGCGCCTATCGGCGTATTTGGTTTAATGGCAGAGGCCGTAGGAACATTTGGTTTTGCCGCGCTCATGGTTGTATTCAAACTCTTCTTGGTATTTACTGCGGCAATTTTAGTATTTGGTTTTGTAGTTTACCCGCTTTTGGTACAGCTATTTACAAAAACGTCGGCTAAGTCATTTCTCGTGGCTATGAAAAAGCCTCAGGCGGTTGCTCTTTCAACCGCGTCATCCATGGCGACACTTCCGCTCACTATGAATACAGTAGAGAATGAGCTAGGTGTAAGAAACGCAACGGCATCTTTTGTACTGCCGTTAGGCGCCACCATCAACATGAGCGGAAATGCCATTTATTATGGCTTGGTAGCGGTGTTTTTTGCGCAGCTTTTCAATATAGATTTATCAATGGGTGCATATGTTGCCATCGTCCTAACCTCTACCCTTGGCGCGGTTGGTCAAGCGGGCGTTCCTGGGCCATCATTCTTGGTCGTTGCGGTGTTGCTTGCTGCCGGCATTCCCATTGAAGGTTTACCCCTGCTATTTGCCTTGGACAGAATTTTCGACATGATCCGCACTGCGCTAAATATTACGGGTGATGCAGCATGCGCAGTGATCGTAGATACGATTGCCATTGATGCTGATGCTGTTGAAGAGCAAGCAATAGAAAATACGGCCAAATAA
- a CDS encoding M15 family metallopeptidase has product MVMNQVPEKAWLGQHNDYLVDAGNGHRLHRDVISPFLAMQDAAQKDGIDLQLVSSFRDFDRQTAIFNRKWAGQAQLLNTNGDELPFEALSDNEKLHAILTWSALPGGSRHHWGTDIDVYDRAAVHNWGGKFNLVEREYLSGGPCHALSCWLADNMEQFGFYRPFSVNTGGVAVEPWHLSFQNTAYAFENARHLDGFTKAIEQSDIEGKTCILPQLPSLYNRYVLNKGL; this is encoded by the coding sequence ATGGTTATGAATCAAGTGCCAGAAAAAGCGTGGTTGGGCCAGCACAACGACTATCTCGTTGATGCTGGCAACGGCCATAGACTGCATCGCGACGTGATATCGCCGTTTCTTGCCATGCAAGATGCTGCGCAAAAAGACGGTATAGACTTACAGTTGGTCAGTAGCTTTCGAGATTTCGACAGGCAAACAGCCATTTTTAACCGCAAATGGGCAGGTCAAGCACAGCTTCTTAATACCAACGGTGATGAACTGCCATTCGAGGCACTAAGCGATAATGAAAAGCTTCATGCTATTTTGACATGGTCAGCACTTCCCGGCGGCAGTCGCCACCACTGGGGCACTGACATCGACGTGTACGACAGAGCTGCCGTGCATAACTGGGGGGGCAAGTTTAATCTTGTCGAACGCGAATACCTTTCTGGCGGACCGTGCCATGCCCTTTCATGTTGGCTAGCTGACAATATGGAACAGTTTGGCTTTTATCGCCCTTTTTCGGTTAATACGGGTGGCGTCGCAGTAGAGCCATGGCATTTAAGCTTTCAAAACACAGCGTATGCTTTCGAAAATGCCAGGCACTTAGATGGCTTTACGAAAGCCATCGAACAAAGCGATATAGAAGGCAAAACATGTATTTTGCCACAGCTACCTAGCTTGTATAATCGCTACGTATTGAACAAAGGGCTGTAG
- a CDS encoding putative bifunctional diguanylate cyclase/phosphodiesterase, translating to MSQHTSLATIPNRYAFIDSISKQASRSASISLMLVDVVRFSDVTTSLGIHVGDRFLLEIANRIQLLFGTAVSIGRISGDVFGIVFPNESNETVMRQMFERLVEHFKTPMHYDGTAFIADFNVGVVCSIKNDFDITSFVSRAETALKQAKENKYENYFALTKSDKTDTGRSLALKADLKRALAQNELELYYQPKVDLTTLEVVGAECLLRWNHPLDGVLFPGPLIEAAESYNMMSELGYWTLEQAFRALSELDLMKRSLMLSVNISPTQLYDNQLVPTLTMLSRTYSMPLSLIELELTEDVALSNSLMVKKQLDELRSLGVSISVDDFGKGYSNLAYIRDLDLDALKIDKSFVMELEAHPVNRAIIEAAKVIGHAKECCVVAEGIETVEQLHILREIGVTQGQGYLFSRAIPFVDFVQLTQQEIIIGNSPRRAQA from the coding sequence ATGAGCCAACACACATCACTGGCAACCATTCCCAATCGCTATGCGTTTATCGATAGCATTTCGAAGCAAGCATCTCGCAGTGCTTCTATTTCATTGATGCTGGTCGATGTAGTGCGTTTTTCTGATGTGACAACCAGTCTGGGCATTCATGTAGGCGATCGCTTTTTACTTGAAATAGCCAACCGCATCCAACTCCTATTTGGAACTGCGGTATCGATTGGCCGTATCAGTGGTGATGTTTTTGGCATCGTTTTTCCTAATGAAAGTAATGAAACCGTAATGCGACAAATGTTCGAACGCTTAGTCGAGCATTTCAAAACGCCTATGCATTATGATGGTACGGCTTTTATTGCAGACTTTAACGTAGGTGTGGTGTGCAGTATTAAGAATGACTTTGATATCACTTCCTTTGTTTCCCGAGCGGAAACGGCTTTAAAACAAGCAAAAGAAAACAAATACGAAAATTACTTCGCGTTGACTAAGTCAGACAAAACCGACACGGGCAGAAGTTTGGCGCTAAAAGCAGATTTAAAACGTGCATTAGCACAAAATGAACTCGAGCTTTACTATCAACCAAAAGTCGATCTGACAACGCTAGAAGTAGTGGGGGCTGAGTGCTTACTTCGCTGGAATCACCCTCTTGATGGCGTCTTATTTCCAGGTCCGCTAATCGAAGCGGCCGAGTCGTATAATATGATGAGCGAACTGGGCTACTGGACGCTTGAGCAAGCCTTTAGGGCGCTCTCGGAATTGGACCTAATGAAGCGGTCTTTAATGCTGTCTGTGAATATTTCTCCTACACAGTTATACGACAACCAGTTAGTTCCAACCCTGACGATGCTGAGTCGTACGTATTCAATGCCGCTTTCGTTAATCGAGTTGGAGCTTACCGAGGACGTGGCACTGTCTAATTCATTAATGGTGAAAAAGCAGTTAGATGAGCTGCGAAGCTTAGGCGTATCTATTTCTGTAGATGATTTTGGTAAAGGGTATTCAAATCTTGCTTATATTCGAGATCTGGATTTGGATGCGCTGAAAATCGATAAGTCCTTTGTGATGGAACTTGAAGCTCACCCTGTTAATCGCGCCATTATCGAAGCGGCGAAAGTGATAGGGCATGCAAAAGAGTGCTGTGTAGTCGCCGAGGGCATAGAAACCGTAGAGCAGCTTCACATACTCAGAGAAATAGGGGTTACACAAGGGCAGGGATACCTATTCTCTCGCGCCATTCCATTCGTTGATTTCGTACAGCTTACCCAACAAGAGATAATTATCGGCAACTCGCCTAGACGCGCTCAAGCGTAG
- the pgm gene encoding phosphoglucomutase (alpha-D-glucose-1,6-bisphosphate-dependent) — MALHPQAGQHAAKEQLINVAQLVSQYYSYKPDMNDPGQAVSFGTSGHRGTASNATFTDTHISAICQALVEYRKQEGIDGPLFVGKDTHALSEPAMITAIEVLCANGVNVVVQRADNESMGYTPTPVISRTIIRYNRAGNTDKADGIVITPSHNPPSDGGFKYNPPHGGPADSDVTKQIQERANELIADGNKNVKRIDIRQATARKLVREEDFMEPYIEDLANVIDMEAIAKANLKLGTDPLGGAGVGYWSRIAEKYGLDITVVNDAVDPQFGFMRRDKDGKLRMDCSSAYAMAGLIELKDNFDLAWGNDPDFDRHGIVCKSAGLMNPNHYLAVAINYLYTHRPEWPSDLNIGKTLVSSSMIDRVANSLGKPLAEMPVGFKWFVDGLSNSTIGFAGEESAGGIFLERNGSTWATDKDGFILCLLAAEILAITGKDPGEHYKALTEKFAAPVYSRVDVAATLEQKQKLSAMDASVVTSDTLAGEPITAVQTHAPGNNAAIGGVKVSTENGWFAARPSGTEQIYKIYAESFNGESHLQDLIAEAEALVGKIIK; from the coding sequence ATGGCATTACATCCGCAGGCTGGACAGCATGCAGCAAAAGAGCAACTCATTAACGTAGCGCAGTTAGTGAGCCAGTATTACAGCTATAAACCGGATATGAATGACCCGGGTCAAGCGGTCTCTTTTGGCACGTCAGGTCACAGAGGTACAGCTTCCAACGCTACGTTTACCGATACCCACATCAGTGCAATTTGCCAAGCATTGGTAGAGTATCGTAAACAAGAAGGTATCGACGGTCCGCTGTTCGTTGGTAAAGATACCCACGCGTTATCTGAGCCTGCCATGATTACCGCTATCGAAGTTTTGTGTGCAAACGGTGTCAATGTTGTCGTGCAGCGCGCAGACAATGAAAGCATGGGCTATACGCCGACACCTGTTATTTCACGTACTATTATTCGCTACAATCGCGCAGGTAACACCGACAAGGCAGATGGTATCGTCATTACGCCTTCTCATAACCCTCCTTCAGACGGTGGATTTAAGTACAACCCGCCTCATGGTGGACCTGCCGATAGCGACGTAACCAAGCAAATTCAAGAACGCGCGAATGAACTAATTGCCGATGGCAATAAAAACGTTAAGCGCATTGATATTCGTCAAGCTACCGCGCGCAAATTGGTTCGTGAAGAAGACTTCATGGAACCTTATATTGAAGACCTAGCGAACGTTATCGACATGGAAGCGATTGCAAAAGCTAACTTAAAACTAGGTACAGACCCACTCGGTGGTGCAGGTGTCGGATATTGGTCGCGTATTGCTGAAAAGTATGGATTGGACATTACCGTTGTTAACGACGCGGTTGACCCACAGTTTGGTTTTATGCGCCGTGACAAAGACGGTAAGCTTCGCATGGATTGTTCGTCTGCCTATGCGATGGCAGGGCTTATCGAGCTGAAAGATAACTTTGACTTAGCTTGGGGCAATGATCCTGACTTCGATCGTCACGGTATTGTGTGCAAAAGTGCGGGCCTTATGAACCCAAACCATTATTTGGCCGTGGCTATTAACTACCTTTATACCCACCGTCCAGAATGGCCTAGCGATTTAAATATCGGTAAAACACTGGTGTCTAGCAGTATGATTGACCGCGTAGCCAACAGTTTAGGTAAACCTTTGGCTGAAATGCCGGTAGGCTTTAAATGGTTTGTTGATGGTTTATCAAACAGCACTATTGGTTTTGCGGGTGAAGAAAGTGCTGGTGGAATTTTCCTTGAACGCAATGGAAGCACGTGGGCGACAGACAAAGACGGCTTTATTCTTTGTTTGCTGGCAGCTGAAATCCTAGCCATCACAGGCAAAGATCCTGGCGAGCACTACAAAGCGCTAACGGAAAAATTTGCAGCGCCGGTTTACAGCCGTGTTGACGTGGCAGCAACACTTGAACAAAAGCAAAAGCTTTCGGCGATGGATGCATCTGTCGTCACTAGCGATACGTTGGCAGGCGAGCCTATCACTGCCGTTCAAACCCATGCGCCAGGTAATAATGCGGCAATTGGTGGCGTTAAAGTATCGACAGAAAATGGCTGGTTCGCAGCGCGTCCTTCTGGCACCGAACAAATTTATAAAATCTATGCGGAAAGCTTTAACGGTGAAAGCCACTTACAGGATCTAATTGCTGAAGCCGAAGCCTTAGTCGGAAAAATAATTAAATAA
- the seqA gene encoding replication initiation negative regulator SeqA, translated as MKSIEIDDDLYAFIASQTKHIGESASQILRRLLLPEDGAVSHGVQHGGASSTSVKTSEPKSTDVVETADNGSESTPEVETQVATKVQTKAPTKATASSAVKAAPKAAAKKAPAKATAAKAPASSRAAKKVSEVSSVTPATEAHSKRDILEAVSKDALGTFTKRVDQFLFVLSAAHKLNAENFTRVESIKGKNRTYFATSKAALLENGSSTNPKAIPDSPFWVVTNNNTAKKTNMLEQVLRNLGYQPDVIETVIARFSSEGK; from the coding sequence ATGAAAAGCATTGAAATAGATGACGATTTATATGCCTTCATCGCCAGCCAAACGAAGCATATTGGTGAGAGTGCATCACAAATTTTAAGACGTTTACTTTTGCCTGAAGACGGTGCCGTGTCCCACGGTGTCCAGCATGGTGGGGCTTCATCTACATCTGTAAAAACAAGCGAACCAAAAAGTACAGACGTTGTAGAAACCGCAGATAACGGAAGTGAGTCAACACCCGAAGTTGAAACTCAAGTGGCGACTAAAGTACAAACCAAAGCGCCTACTAAAGCGACAGCCAGTTCAGCAGTTAAAGCAGCGCCAAAGGCTGCAGCGAAGAAAGCTCCAGCTAAAGCAACGGCAGCAAAAGCGCCTGCGAGCTCAAGGGCAGCTAAAAAGGTTTCGGAAGTTTCTTCAGTAACGCCAGCAACAGAAGCTCACTCGAAAAGAGACATTCTTGAAGCGGTGTCAAAAGATGCATTAGGCACATTTACCAAGCGCGTTGATCAATTCCTGTTTGTTTTAAGTGCAGCGCACAAGCTTAATGCAGAAAACTTTACTCGTGTTGAAAGTATAAAAGGTAAAAACCGTACGTACTTTGCGACAAGTAAGGCGGCATTGTTGGAAAACGGCAGCAGTACTAATCCTAAAGCTATCCCTGATAGCCCGTTCTGGGTGGTAACAAATAACAATACTGCCAAGAAAACGAATATGCTGGAACAAGTTTTGCGTAACTTAGGCTATCAACCCGATGTTATTGAAACCGTGATTGCGCGTTTCTCTTCAGAAGGTAAATAG